ttatattttttttttaaagggggggggggggggctctatgataagtcaattttttatatgtaagtttaagaaaaatgtctgatgcaagaaaagaggaaataaactgcaataaacattatgttaaaatctttattattcaataacATTATATCTCAATAACATtatatctgagataaattctatttaaataaataaacaatcttaaaattatgaataatgaaaattaactagaaaaaataggcatgtttatattttattttgcattcaaattcatttacgttacgttgatacttttattttcattgatttatcataattcattatttgatcacatactgcgctcgccccaacggtcgcaccgtaaaacatattagtctgtctcaaagatattttttgacccaaattttcttgaattatttgatttaagaaatgaagataatttttctatggatgcgccttcagctgatgcagagctattgagctgaatttaatggattaaacacaaatagtgagttaaaatctgaaccggctgaattgaaaacgaaaggaaaatacatgcgatagtttgtgatattattcactgtgcagaattaaaactagttttcatgcgagatcgctggaatatgcaactggacataaccatccaaggaaaggcgatcgtggacgaaaatagctgatatgtcgacaaagaatagtatgtataatagtatgtataagcgacttttgtaatcgttgtggtaactagatagccagtgatgtacttaattaaatggtatatctgccgcttggaatgaaGCGAAGGAGTTGAcgcattactcatagcttttctttacgacgctatttctgatgaccgatcatgtgtataaatttgaaacttgtcgttaccaaatttgaacagcagtgcagagttaccgtgaaagtttataggcctatatgttcgttataatattcctggaaaaggaacagccagcctcgctgtaaatgttgactgatctcaagcagacgaaatcgtgagaagacgcttaattttctatttcgtgaatcaaataatgtgtttcgttcatttttgaaggttaaactttcaagtttttatattcacaagatTGCATTGtctttgctgacaataaaacagacacaactttacattttgttgacagtgtttatcttggaaatacccgttctataaatagtgttagaccAGAACAGTTGacaaaagtagatccggcaaaaattttattgatgcaggtatcaaagaaatttttcaaccaatcagaagcgccgatatctcatcaaacgaataaatattatatgatatttaaatatacctcttgattcaaacgatgttcattcaaaaagtatgtcaggtttcaatacacggctaaaaatagaaagtctaacgatacggggattttgcattgcatcagccttTATTAAatccggatgataacgttgaaaaatgagcGAGGTATTCcaagtgacttccgaatggagaaaagatgtcaacatttcccattataaatctccgtaggaaatctgttttcgatcctgtgaatttttacgagggaaaaacgATAATGTTTGAATGAAGTTATCATGTCAATTTTCCCTTTCACAGATTTCAATTGTACTTCTTTCGtaggtatgtttatttttatcaaaaatcgtcCAATGTgtagcataaatatcttgggacggACTTTATAGTACAATGCACAACATCAATAACGCTGACAAAGACGTTGAAAGTATCGTAAATTTTGCGGCCAGATAATGTCAATACCGTATCTTGTTCTTTCAGTAAATGCACATTTACAGCTTTTGATGTTAATACATCTTTTTATATTCCTTTCTGAGACTGctgcaaaaatttaaaaaattgcctTCTTTTTATCGTCAACAATGAACTTCTAGTACTGttagtactacatgtatgatCTAGAAGTAtacattatattgtttttacaaTGATATGATTGAacagttttttagtttttctctGTATTATTATATAGTTGAGGGAACTCAGCCCGTCCTTCCACATCTGCTCTTTTCCTTTACTGAGGATTTTGTacctgaagaaaaaagaaatccaGTTTAATGTGATtgaagggcatggtcacgatttgattggtcaaaaattattttattttattttaatttaatgtcTACAATGCTTCATcgaggcatttttaataggcagcCAAAATTgggtgtcatttgttgagttataggCAAGTTACAGAGCGTACAATTCTCTGCGATGTACATAAAGCTTTTGtgttcattttgaatgttgatgtgaaaattccagtttaagaccTAAAATAACGTTAGGAAGTGTTTTTTATGATTATAATGAATTAGCAGATAGACAAATCacttttttactggtatatcaaacttttgtataaaaaaagggggggcCGAGCCTTGTTTAAAtggcaaagaattgtgagccctgtacatgtatcttgcttatagctGTACGACTGACTCTAcgtttgatcattagaaatgcattcctaaagcactgtaaataatagaaacaaaaaaaaaaagaattgaccaagatcgtgaccatgcccctttaacagcTGCTTAAATAACATCCAATCTTAAATGTCTGAGtcgatagagagagagagagagagagagagagagagagagagagagagagagaataagatCCCTTTTAGTGATCTACTGAAGCGAATCAATGGATCTTAATTTAATTAGACTagataaatacaaatattcatacagaaagacagacaaataaagatacatgtataccttgCTGGATTTTCTGTTGCTGTCACATGTTGAAGAGAAGAGTACCTTCCAACACCAGTTATGGCTCTGTATATGGACATATTTGCCCATACTACCctaaaaacatttctttctttGTTAGGAAAAATTGAAGTCAGATCTAAATCCAACGATCTTTAACTAATCAGAAATATGAATATTCATTGCAATAAAACAggaatctatctatctatctatctatctatctatctatctatctatctatctatctatctatctatctatctatctatctttaaCGACAGGTTTGTTTTGCtgtttcatttcaatattgtgATATCAAAATTAATGGTAGATCTTTcaaatatgtttgaaatatcaaattttacgaaTGAGTCCTTAAAAACTATTtcagtgtatttaaaaaagtgcAAATTGATTCTACGTTAATCACtataaatttcttcaaaatcggACAAAAAAGACCTTTTAAAAATGAgtcttgttttcaataaaatatatagggGTTAAAATAATGACTTACTTTTTGCACGCGAGTGTACATAGTAGAAGTTAAAAGAATTAATTCAAATCAGTGTTTTTTCTATATTAAAGGTTTAATTCtgtacaacttaacaaaaacctttttcaaaaaaagaaaataaacctgTTGTAAAAGTCGTCATCTTCTCCGCCCCAACCAAAGAAGCTATTTGAAAATCCATTGACAGCCTCATATTGTTCTTTTGTCATGGCCGAAACACCTCCAAAATTTGCATCATACGGCAATCTGAAGTACACCATGGTTTAAACTAATATGATTTCTTTCATTTGAGGCAGGAATTAGATGGAAATCAATTTCTACTTGATGCAATAATGAATTATTTGCCGGAAATATAAGATTTTCATTCGAATGTTGTAACTGGTTCTCTAAAACCCGTTTCTTTGCAAGGCTATATAAAGAATTGCATAGGTGTCATTGACAGACACAcatattttctgtattttctatttttaccCCATCTCtgcaatgtgaagatttccattAGGTAAttcccaaattatattttggtattgtataaaaaaaattttattagGATATAtagtttcaattgaaaatatatttcatgacTATTAATAAACATTCAGTTGCATTTTGCATGATATTTTCCAACAATAGACTGGTTATGCACATTGAAGTTTTGAGGATCAACAGGTTTAAAATGcaaactagacaacattgagatggtgaccaacTCAAAGGGCTCCGCTTAAGTTATGGGCaataggataaaaaaaattgcagacaTTTTTGCTTTGACTTTGACCTATAACTTAGACATTTTTCAGCTTGCATAAAACTTCTGATTGAATCGCATTTCCCCATAAACACAAGCATTTTTGTTCGGTCTGAGCAAGATCAAGCAAATGCGAAAATATACGCTCTAAAACTGATAATAAAGAGATCcactatgaccttcacattgacttggttcaagATTACCGCACACGCTCTGGACaagtatttttcatataattctgaaATGACCTACACATTAGATCTTGATAATTGGTTCGACATCAATAACTGTAAAGTAAAGTACAGTTAGTGTGAAAATTTAACCATTTGAAATGACCTAATTCTTACTTGTAATCCCAGTTCTCCAAGATAACAGATAAATGTTTTGGTTGGTCAACAGGACAAGTGTAGATGTTGTGGTCGTTTTCCGGGAGAAGATCCACATCATGAAGCACAAAGCAGTCGTACCTAGAGTCCCTTAGAGCTTCCTTAAATCCAACATTGAGCAAGAAACCCCGATTGAATTCAAAATCTTTGGACTGAAATTTCCAAATAAACTTGTACTTAGTGTTTGTGTACGACCAAAATTCCCAATTGTTGTACCTGATTCCTAGAGACTTGTTGTGACGTTGAGCttataaaactaaaattattgttttaatcgtTTTGGTTAAATGCCTAATGACTTCAAAAGCTCATTGGAATTGCTGTTTAGCTTTTGCAAATGGTTCGGTTTCCAACAAAAATTGAATATTGctacaaaataagaaaaagatgAAGATAAATATAAGGGGGAGGttagggtgttttttttttttaattttaaatcaatgtaaCTATGCATATGTAGTTATCAATTTCATGTATAATgcttgtattttatattaaaaaatatttaaaatttgacccTCTTATACTttaattaatgtatttattttaagccggaaaatggtaaaaatatatccatttttttcataaattagtcattttatatgttttacaaATACAAACACTAATCAAAGTACTCAATGTACAGACATCCAGGCTCATTTGATGTGGATTAGAAACGTTTTCATGAAATGGCATTATTACTGTTTTTTAACAGAATAGACACATCGAGTGATTATTTAAGAATAAGGTTAATAAGCGTATTAATCATATTGATAACGTAAATATCATAAGTCTTTGTTAGGGTGGGGTTGATATTTAATATTCCTACTATAATTAAATGCTGTACACCCTTTTAAAACAATTCCCGCAATAATTTGTACTCTCAGCTTGATAACGGAATATCTAACTAACATTTACCAATTGACATGTTATGCAGTCtacgtttttattttaaaggggcatggtcacgatttttggcaaaaattctttttccatttttaatgttaacaatgcttaAGTAAGTCATTTCTAATTGttaaccaaaatttgagcgtCAGTCTCAGTGTTAAAAGTGAGATACAGAGCTTataattctttgctatgtaaacaaagcttttgtttaaattttgaatcttGAAGTGTAGATTCCAGTTTTAGATcaaaaataatgtgttaaacgttaggaaatgtttatttatgcttaaaatgaataagaagatattCAAATCagttttgaaaagatttttaactgTTCAAgttcaatatctaaaaaaaattaaccaaggTCAAGCCTGTTGCTAATTAGCTATgaacattttatcaaataacattGAGACTCCGAGAGACTTCGAGTCAGTTTAAGCACAGTGTACGGTGTCTGAATTTATAGTGCTATGCTGTAAATTTGACCAACTTTATTTAGaggttattaattattttcttaaaatattggATAATTTCAATTCATTCAATTATGCTTTATTACTTCGAGAGCATAAAGTTGCATGCAAGTTTACATCTGAAATGATgtagtttattaaaaaaagaatggaGTCTGcataatcatataaaatattatatattgaatttaagtACCTTAGTCTGGTAtgaagtgtttaatttttactataaattATAGCACGCAATTTAATTGCAACTCACTGAAACTCtaacccccccccaccccaaccccctCTAAATCGGTGtagataaaagagataaaccAAAACAGTGCCTTACCTTTGCTGGGTATTTAATATGATAGCTACTACACACGATCCGACAGAAAAACTTTATCATCAAGAACAGagtttaaacacatttatttatgcattgttttacatgtatttataaaaatttatttaagtattttaactCTGCTTGAAAGAGCTTATTTCATATCCTTTTAGAATACTGTTGAATATTTGACACATAAAACTTATGCATTTGTGCCTTTTTGActtattataaagatattagtTTATTTGGTAGCTCATTATGTTAAATCACattgatttatcatatattcatattttttaataagaGCCTCTAAATATctacatatatttttgatttaatatagatcaataatgaatatattaaaaatgtctcCGTGCCTTACTAAAAATTGCAATGATCATATCAATCAGATCTGCCACTAAAATAAAGTTTGAGATAAAGGCAATGTAAAGAATagtttatgaaattaattaataatgttGGTAATGCACTTTGCGCCAAATCTATTAATGATGGATTTTTCTGCAAtacaaatcaaatgaaaattgaacGGCCCAAACCTTTATACTTGATCATACCCATATAGATGACTAAATTAAGATGAGCTGTTTCTTGATAGAGAAGCCAAGTCCTCTGAAATTCAATACAAATTGTTCAGTTGCTAATCTTTCCCTCAcgtaataaaaatcaattaaacattttttcatagggattgtttcaaaatgaacaattttaacGTTTTTCTCAAACAAAATAAACGAACAGATCTGATACCAAAACAGAGAGGATAATGCAACAATATATTGAATCGTTGATAGCCCTTTGGCTTCCCAAACAAACGAATATCCCAATCGACACGCGAAACggaaaatatatttgattaagAAATTGATCACACTGTGAAATACGTCTgcagttaaatttttttaaaagtattcttgttttatttctagaattactttaaaaattaaagcaataaaaTACTGAGTAGAGTTAATATAGAGTGACTAAATAACTTTCAAAATAGCAAAAAAGTGATAATAAGAATAAGATAGAATAATGGCGAACATTTTAGGGCTAAAcgttattatacaatatttttccTATCTGAAGATTTTTTCATGCCAAAAgctacaaaattttaaaaaaaattcaatgtttatcAGTGCTTAAATGATCCAATACAATGATACACGAGATAAAATATCAATAGTTAAAATTATCTAAAGCTATGGATGTTTACCTGTTCTATAACGTATATTGCATATTCCAGTTGTTGTTTCATAAGAAAGGCGTGCATATGATTCAGAAAAATTCTAAGATGGCTTTCCCTGTCGCGAAATGGAACGAGAATGGCCACTCGCTGTCGGGACGTACAGTTTTCAGGCACAAAACCACCGTCTTTTATTACACTATACTTCTGTTCAATCGTCGTCCATGTTTGCGGGTCAGTTTTATTAACAGTGATGCTTCCAACTAGTGTAGATatgagaaaacattttatttattttctatgCGGAAGGAGTTTTCTTATGTTTGTTCATCTTTGCAAGCCAAGGGTTGACGGTGCACTTGGCTACCCTCAATTAACATTAATAAGGAGAGGAATTGATCGACAACCCCTGACTAGCGAAGATGATGTTTGTAATGTCTAAAACACAATACAAAATCAGTAAGcaaaaatcagttaaatgaagTTTGACCATAATTTTTATGTACGAGGatcagataatttttttttaattatccgAGACAATAAGGATAATTAAAGATGTAGTCATTtgtattaaacaaattttacccatttatttttttctctctatacGTGTTTATATAAAAGATAGAAACAAGACAGTATCagatcaaaatatttatatgaaaaatataatcagGATAGATTTTGGCTTccttgtatgtttttttttttttttcctttgattaTTTAGcaattcttgattattttagttttgttttatgctttttaaaattatgtttctgattttacaaaattcataattcaattctggttgtaacatcTCATTTGAATTGGTTAAACAAATCCAAGTATTATAATGTGTTTATTACTTGCGTACATCACAATTCGACGAGCGTGCAAAACGTATTCACCAGCTTgacatcaaaattaaattttgtacaaattaacgtCGTTCCTTGAAATAATATCTAACGCATCAAATAACTATTTATATGATTTACCccaaaataattctaattaaagtgaatttttacctatatttgtaaattaagcTAGAATAATCGAATAAAATTCTGGCACAGTGTTAATAAAATAAGATTAGGGctaaatcaaaaattaatttctttatttgttatacaagAATCACAAAAAATGGTCTtccatctttaaaatatttttagtcaaAGCAACctgatataaaatcaatttacaaGTTATCATTATAagtattgttaaaattattacGATTAAAAtggacgtacatgtatataacgtATTGTATTAGAGTAAAATACTAAGTAAAGTAAAGGTATACCTAATCCAATAGGAATAAGTGGGCAAGTTGTTAGTCTGCCTTCTGTCTTTGTCAGAGTGGCGATTTCACCTACAAACGCAATGTTAGTCGAAGTGTTTTCCTCAATATATCACAATTTTGattcttaatttttatcaatcagacTCTGCGAACAtctatatcattaaaaaatacttttaccaATCTGGTTAGATcgataatttaaatttaataaagttCCATTTTATATTTACCATAAATGATACACTTctttattatgtatttttagaACATATATTTAGAAATAGTTAGCCTTTATTTTGAGTATGGATTTCAAGCTCCATTTAATAATTGAATACCAGATAGGCTATTATCTGTGTTTTTAcaacattaaacattttttcgATAAAAGGTGTTTGTTATTGTAAATGATTTCATGctaatatttaacaaaattgttACGACTTGGCATCTGCTAGATAGAGTGCAGATTAGaaaattatatgtaaatcaaGTTACTCGTTTCAAACAAATCCTGTTGTTTCACATGAGtagtatttttatcatattgtttaattttttttcaatcatgatAATGCAATAGCAAACTTTAGAGATAACAGTATTTTGTTATTGCATTCTAAAGCATTTCTGTTATAAACatgtttcaattacatgtatttttaaacttaCTTCAATTCAAAGGGCATAAATAACAGTTTTTAGAATTCTTAAGGTTACCAAATTGTAGCGAAGAAATCTTGATGGTCAAAACAGAGCCATCATTATACCTACCATACTGTCGtccacacatttgaaaatttcttttgtAGAAAAATATCCACACGCAAATTATACACATTTGGATGGCAATTGCAACACAAAAAGAGAGCTTGGCAGAATATAACATGATTTCACGTATGGGAAAATCGGAAAccttaaagaaaaagaaaaacaagatgattttaagaaaaaaccCATAAGGTATTGTAATCATTTTATTACTTTACATTACAAATAGTAAAGTACGAGTAACTAGAAATTATCTATAAAtagtaaacattttgttttatttaaaatgttaatttaaaaatatagaaatgttACTTTAAAGCGATTTAATGCTCAAGGTCCATGTTGTTTTAATGTTACAAAATGTGCACATCAGTGTTAATATCCGATATAAATcgtttaaaaacatttgttaaATAAGATACTTACATgacaaattatataattatgctgCTCTTTGAAATAATTTCCGTTTGTAAACACGTACCAAAcgtgtaatattttttaaacactctACTAATGCAtagaaaaatccaaaaaaaaaaatccgccGTACACGCCGgtagtttttaagaaatcaTCTGATAACAACCGATAAAAGTCCTTCTCAGCTGATAAAGCTTAAACACTCATGTATTTACTTTGCTGcaagattatataaaaaaactaGCTGCAATATCAACAAATATTACGAGATACAGGGACTGTGTCAACGAATGAATTTCAATACTTTTGAAATTACTCAATAAAGTGATAGAAAATCACGTGGTGGTAATGTGGTACCAATGGTAGAGTTGGGTTTTGAGATATCAACGGGTAGGAAACTACAtcaaattgtttcaaaattgaCCATAAGATTCACTTTGATGATGTTAAGTGTTCTAGTGACGTACTagcttttaaaataaacaataaattacaTATGCAACTTGATGTTTTACAGCTTAGCGCTTTATGTATATCTTGCACGTCATTAATTTAAACCagctggttttttttataaacattcattaacCGAAACATTCTCTTGGGCATTTGCATGTCCAAGtttaaaaggggcatggtcacaattttggtaaaattctatttttctgttttaagcACACCTGagttgaaagctcaagtgagcttttctgatcacatcttgtctgtcgtccgtctgtccgtccgtaaacttttcacattttcaacatcttctcaagaactactaggccaatttcaaccaaacttggcacaaatcatccttaggcaaaggaggttcaaagttgttaaaattaagGGCCACGCCTTTTTCCAAGGGGAGATAATAAGAAATTAATGAcaaattttgagaatttttcaaaaatcttctcctcaagaaccattaagccaggaaagctgaatcttgtgtggaagcattctcaggtagtggagattcaaatttgtgaaaatcatgacccccgggtgtagggtggggccacaatgggggtcaaacgtttaacataggaatatatagagtaaatctttaaaaatcttctcctcagaaactaatcagccaggaaagctgaaacctatgtgaaagcatccccaggtagtgtaaatccaaagttgttaaaatcatgatccctgggggtagggtggggccacagtgggggtcaaagttttacataggaataaatagagtaaatctttaaaaatcgtcttctcaaaaaagtaatcagccaggaaagctgaaatttgcgTGGATatatactcaggtagtgtagattcaaagttgtgaaaatcatggccccgggggtaggttggggccacaatgaaggagtgttaaagtttaacataggaatacatagagtaaatcattaaaaatctttttctcagaaacttatcagccaggaaagctgaaacttgtgtggaagcatcctcaggtagtgtaaattcaaagttgtgaaaagcatgacccccgctggtagggtggggccacaatgaaggggtgttaaagttttaaataggaatatatagagtaaatctttaaaaatcttatgctcagaaactaatcagccagaaaagctgaaacttgtgtggaagcattttcaggtagtgtagattcaaagttgtgaaaatcatgatccctgggggtaggattgggccacaatggggggtcaaagttttacataggaatatatagagtaaatctttaaaaatcttctcttcaaaaactaatcagccaggaaagctgacctttgtgtggaaacatcctcaggtagtgtagattcaaagttgtgacaaTCATGATCCcagtgggtagggtggggccacaatgggggggtcacagttttacataggaatatatagagtatatctttaaaaatcttcttctcagaaactaatcagccaggaaagctgaaacttgtgtggaagcatccttaggtagtgtagattcaatgttgtgaaaatcatggcccccaggggtagggtggggccatactagggggtttaagtttaatataggaatatatagagtaaatctttaaaaatcttcttctcagaaactaatcagccagatgattctttatgaTTGTTAAGACtgtggccccaggacaattcttcggcctcacaagaaggttcagagtttgatgtaggtttatatcccatatataaacaattgttaaggatctttttgagaactgcaatactcaacatgtgatatgactataaaatcatcctgttagaaaagggactaaataattataaacattagaatatccaaggggaaaaatggattttatttatacaggatctacatgtattattatacattttccagatagtttgtattatgactccaataagctgattttatcatacctattgttcctcaggtgagcgatgtggcccatgggctttAGGAATGCAATTTTAATGATGacataaaatttgagagtcagttgataagttataagcaagatacagggcttagagttctctgtcatgtaaacaaggttcgcGCCCTGTTTTTATTTACGTAGGATTATAATACCAGTAAAATAACCTCGTTGAAGCTGATTTGTTTATCTTCTTATTAA
This portion of the Magallana gigas chromosome 7, xbMagGiga1.1, whole genome shotgun sequence genome encodes:
- the LOC105325103 gene encoding beta-1,4-N-acetylgalactosaminyltransferase bre-4 — translated: MLYSAKLSFCVAIAIQMCIICVWIFFYKRNFQMCGRQYGEIATLTKTEGRLTTCPLIPIGLVGSITVNKTDPQTWTTIEQKYSVIKDGGFVPENCTSRQRVAILVPFRDRESHLRIFLNHMHAFLMKQQLEYAIYVIEQSKDFEFNRGFLLNVGFKEALRDSRYDCFVLHDVDLLPENDHNIYTCPVDQPKHLSVILENWDYKLPYDANFGGVSAMTKEQYEAVNGFSNSFFGWGGEDDDFYNRVVWANMSIYRAITGVGRYSSLQHVTATENPARYKILSKGKEQMWKDGLSSLNYIIIQRKTKKLFNHIIVKTI